From the Thermosynechococcus sp. genome, the window GGGGCGAATTGCCTTGCTCAGCACCAGTAATAAGCAGGGACTGGTGGAGTTGGCTACGGCCTTGGTGCAGGAGTTTGGCTTTACGCTCCTGAGTAGTGGTGGCACCGCAAAGACCTTGCAGGCGGCGGGGATTCCTGTGACAACGGTCTCTGAGTACACAGGGGCACCAGAAATTCTTGGTGGGCGGGTCAAGACCCTGCACCCGAAAATCCATGGCGGCATTTTGGCCCGGCGCGATCGCCCCCAAGACGAGGCCGATCTACAAGCCCAAGCCATTCATCCCATTGATTTAGTGGTTGTTAACCTCTACCCCTTTGCCGCAACGATTGCCCAACCCAACGTCACCCTTGCCGAGGCCATCGAGCAAATTGATATTGGTGGGCCGACGCTGATTCGCGCTGCTGCGAAAAACCATGCCCATGTGACAGTGCTAGTCGATCCCAGTCAGTATGAAACCTACCTTCAGCAATTACGATTATACGGGGAAGCCCAACCTGCCTTCCGCCTAGCCTGTGCCCAACAAGCGTTTGCTCTAACAGCCAGTTACGATCAGGCGATCGCCGAGTATCTCCAGCAAATCAGTGACCCCATGACTGAAAGCGAGATACTGCCGCCAGTCTTTCACCTTAGGGGGCAGCAAAAACAGGTGCTACGCTATGGCGAAAATCCGCACCAGAAGGCAGCTTGGTATGTCACGGGTGCCCATCCCACGGGTTGGGCAGTTGCCGACCTGCTTCAGGGCAAAGAACTCAGTTACAATAACCTGCTCGATTTAGAAGCCGCACGGGCAGTGATCAGTGAATTCCTAGGGGACAGTGACCCTGCTGCCGTCATTATTAAACACACCAATCCCTGTGGCGTCGCTGAGGGCAAAACCCCTGTGGAAGCCTACGAGCGTGCTTTTGCCGCCGATAGTGTCTCTGCCTTTGGCGGCATTGTTGCCCTAAATCGCCCCTTGGATGTGGCCACTGCTGAAGCCTTGACCCGTACCTTTTTAGAGTGTGTCGTGGCTCCCGCCTGTGAGGAAGCAGCGCTGCCGATCCTGAAAACCAAGCCTAAGATGCGGGTGCTCACCTTACCTGAGTTGCATACTGCTCCGACCACGGCGATTCAAACCATTGCCGGCGGCTTTCTGGTCCAAGATATTCACCCCCTCCCCATTGATCCAGAGGCATGGCAGGTGGTCACAGCCACTGAACCCAGCCCAGAGTTGATGGCGGAACTGATCTTTGCCTGGAAGGTCGTGAAGCACGTCAAGTCCAATGCCATTGTTGTCAGTCGCGATCGCCAAACCCAAGGGATTGGGGCTGGTCAAATGAATCGGGTCGGTGCGGTGGAAATTGCCCTTAGGGCTGCCGGTGAGGCGGCGCGGGGGGGGGTGCTGGCCAGTGATGGCTTTTTCCCTTTTGCCGATTCTGTGGAAGCAGCTGCCCTTGCCGGTATTGCTGCCATTATTCAACCGGGGGGCAGTCTGCGCGATAATGAATCTATTGAAGCAGCGAATGCAGCGGGAATTGCTATGGTCTTTACCCACCAGCGCCACTTCCGCCACTAGGAAAGGGCAATGGCAGTGCGGCTTGGCATTATCAGTGATCCCCACATTGCCCTGCCGGAGACAATTCCGACAGATCATCCCCCTTTGTTTCTCTATGAAATTAGCATCCCTGCCTTTGAGGCAGCCGTTACACATCTCCTCGAGCTTGGCATTGATGCTCTGCTGATTCCCGGCGACCTGACACGGGATGGCGAGGTGGCCAACCACCGCTGGCTCAGTACCTATCTGCAAACACTGCCGGTTCCCTGTTATGTGATTCCGGGTAACCATGATGTCCCTGTGCCCTTGGCAGATAACAGCCGCATTGGCTGGGCTGAGTTTCCTCGGTGGTATGCCCATGCCGGCTATGGCAACGCTGGCAAGCATTACTACCAAGCCCTACTTGCAGAAAATCTGCAACTGATTGCCCTCAACTCCAACCAATTGAGTCCAACGGGACAACAGCTGGGAGTTGTCGATCAAGGACAGTTGGCATGGTTGGCGGCTCTATTGGCGCAACCCTTTGCCGGACTGCGCCTGGTGATGATTCACCATAACCTCCTTGAGCACTGGCCACAGCAGAGCCAAAGTCCGATGGGGCAGCGCTATCTCTTGGCGAATCGGGCAGAGCTATTGAACCTGTTGCGATCGGCGGGGGTGGCGTTGGTCTTAACCGGACATCTCCATGTCCAAGACATTGCCTATGAGCAGGGGTTGTTTGACCTCACAACGGGGTCTCTAGTGAGTTATCCCCATCCCTATCGCCGCCTCATCTTGCAGGTGCATTCACCAGAGAGCTGGCAAGTGGCTGTGGAATCCTATCGCATTGAGTCCTTAGCGGCTTACCCAAAATTAAGTGACCTTTCGCGCCAGTGGATGTTACAGCGGGGGACGGGCTTTATGGTCCGCTTTCTGACTTTACCGCCCTTCAATTTGCCAGAAACTGAAGCCAAACCCCTAGCTCAGGCCCTGTCTGACCTCTGGCCAGAGATTGCCCAAGGGGATACCCAAGTGACCCTACCTACTCTACCTGAACCCTTGGCAACCTACTTTGCCCAGTTCAATCACAGGCCACCGGCGGAGTACCCTCACCTGCAAGATAACAATACCGTCTTTTTCATTTAGCTGCTGCCCAACTGCCAAGGCCGTCGTGGGCCAAACCTGCTCTAATAGGGAGTTAAGGTGCAGATTGGACGTAAGGCCGTGACGTTTGGTCAGTGGATTGGCTTGCTGGTTCTAGGGGTGTGTCTCTACATCCTCTGGGAGATTCGTCAAGTATTGCTCTTGGTGTTTTTGGCTGTCGTTTTGGCAACGGCGCTCAATTGTTTACAACTGCGGCTGCAACGCTGGGGACTGCAACGGGGGCGGGCGATCGCCCTCAGTTTGAGCTTGACTTTTCTCACGGTCTTTGGCCTCTTTTGGATCATCATTCCCCCTTTTTTACAGGAAGCACAGCAACTGGGGGTCTTGATTCCCAAGGGCTTGGGACGGGCAGAAGCATGGCTTAACGGAATGGCTCACCTGTTGCCCGGTGAGGGCTTTGATGATCGGCCGATCATTAATCGGCTGATGACCCAATTGGGGCCCTTTCTAGAGCAGATCTTTAACAACTTTTTTGCTCTATTTTCCAATACCCTGGCGGTTTTGCTGAATACGCTATTGGTACTGGTTTTAACTGTGATGCTGGTGCTCGATCCCCAACCCTACCGCCGCGGGTTTATTCGCCTATTTCCTGCGTTTTACCGTTCTCGCATTGACACGATTCTCACGGAAAGTGAACAGGCCCTCTTGGCTTGGCTGGTAGGGACGGGTTTGAATATGGTAGTCATTGGCCTCCTCAGTGGCCTCGTGCTGGCCCTATTGGGAGTGCGGTTGGTCTTAGCCAATGCCTTTCTAGCAGGACTCCTAGAAGCGATTCCCAATATTGGTCCGACCCTCAGTGTAATTCCGCCCATGATCATTGCGGTGATTGATGATCCGTGGCGGGCGGTAGCAGTTCTCATTGCCTATATCGTTATTCAACAGTTGGAGCAGTATTTACTGGTACCGGTTGTCATGGCTAAACAGGTGGCTCTATTGCCCGCTGTCACGCTGGTCTCCCAAATTGTCTTTGCCGTTTTCTTTGGTTTTTTAGGCTTGCTGCTGGCTTTGCCACTGGTGATTGTGGGTCAGATTTGGTTTACGGAAATTGTCCTCAAGGACATTCTGGATCGCTGGCAGCCCAACCCGCCACCTGAAGTGTCAACTGCACCAGCTTTGCCGCTGCCCCTACCGACCCCACCTGCTGCCGCAGCGCCTGCCGCATCTGATGCAATTCCTGAGGATGATTCAGGAGAGCAATAATTTGTTGGGCGACTGTCTGGGGATCAATGGGGCCCACCAGCTCCGGCACGATTTCTTTACCGGCCCAGATATTGGGCCACGCCCTGTGGCCTAGGCCTTGCTTCACCAGGTTCCAATCTATTGCTGGCGATCGCCACAACTGCCAAAATCGTCGCCAGCCCAATCCCTTGGCCACCAGTGCCCAAAACACCAGTGCACTCCAGTGTCGGCCGATCGCCGGCAAGCCCACCAGTAACCCCGCTAT encodes:
- the purH gene encoding bifunctional phosphoribosylaminoimidazolecarboxamide formyltransferase/IMP cyclohydrolase, with translation MGRIALLSTSNKQGLVELATALVQEFGFTLLSSGGTAKTLQAAGIPVTTVSEYTGAPEILGGRVKTLHPKIHGGILARRDRPQDEADLQAQAIHPIDLVVVNLYPFAATIAQPNVTLAEAIEQIDIGGPTLIRAAAKNHAHVTVLVDPSQYETYLQQLRLYGEAQPAFRLACAQQAFALTASYDQAIAEYLQQISDPMTESEILPPVFHLRGQQKQVLRYGENPHQKAAWYVTGAHPTGWAVADLLQGKELSYNNLLDLEAARAVISEFLGDSDPAAVIIKHTNPCGVAEGKTPVEAYERAFAADSVSAFGGIVALNRPLDVATAEALTRTFLECVVAPACEEAALPILKTKPKMRVLTLPELHTAPTTAIQTIAGGFLVQDIHPLPIDPEAWQVVTATEPSPELMAELIFAWKVVKHVKSNAIVVSRDRQTQGIGAGQMNRVGAVEIALRAAGEAARGGVLASDGFFPFADSVEAAALAGIAAIIQPGGSLRDNESIEAANAAGIAMVFTHQRHFRH
- a CDS encoding metallophosphoesterase; its protein translation is MAVRLGIISDPHIALPETIPTDHPPLFLYEISIPAFEAAVTHLLELGIDALLIPGDLTRDGEVANHRWLSTYLQTLPVPCYVIPGNHDVPVPLADNSRIGWAEFPRWYAHAGYGNAGKHYYQALLAENLQLIALNSNQLSPTGQQLGVVDQGQLAWLAALLAQPFAGLRLVMIHHNLLEHWPQQSQSPMGQRYLLANRAELLNLLRSAGVALVLTGHLHVQDIAYEQGLFDLTTGSLVSYPHPYRRLILQVHSPESWQVAVESYRIESLAAYPKLSDLSRQWMLQRGTGFMVRFLTLPPFNLPETEAKPLAQALSDLWPEIAQGDTQVTLPTLPEPLATYFAQFNHRPPAEYPHLQDNNTVFFI
- a CDS encoding AI-2E family transporter translates to MTFGQWIGLLVLGVCLYILWEIRQVLLLVFLAVVLATALNCLQLRLQRWGLQRGRAIALSLSLTFLTVFGLFWIIIPPFLQEAQQLGVLIPKGLGRAEAWLNGMAHLLPGEGFDDRPIINRLMTQLGPFLEQIFNNFFALFSNTLAVLLNTLLVLVLTVMLVLDPQPYRRGFIRLFPAFYRSRIDTILTESEQALLAWLVGTGLNMVVIGLLSGLVLALLGVRLVLANAFLAGLLEAIPNIGPTLSVIPPMIIAVIDDPWRAVAVLIAYIVIQQLEQYLLVPVVMAKQVALLPAVTLVSQIVFAVFFGFLGLLLALPLVIVGQIWFTEIVLKDILDRWQPNPPPEVSTAPALPLPLPTPPAAAAPAASDAIPEDDSGEQ